One Vicinamibacterales bacterium genomic window, CACGCGCTCACGCAGTCCTTCGACCTCGACGCCATCTGCGATGTCGTCCTGCAGTACCTGCCGCAGATCACCGGCAGCCGCGACGGCTGGGTGGTGGCGGGTGCTGAAGGAAGCTGGCGGAGCGTGCTCGGGCCGACCGAAGTCGACGCGAAGGGCGCGATCGTCCACGTGACGGACATCACCCAGGGGGCGCTCGACAGCCTGGGCACCGCCGCGCGCCCTGACGGCATCGAACACCAAGGCCAGATTTGCTTCCCGATGATTGTCGCCGGCGCCAGCCTTGGCGTGCTGGGCATTCCGGCGGACTCGCCCTCGCTGACGCCGCCTCGACGCCTGGTCGTTGGCGCCGCCGCTGCGCTGCTAGGCGTGTCGGTGCGCAGCGTGCAGTTGCTCCAGGAGGTCCGCGAGAGCAGCCTGCGCGATTCGCTCACCGGCTGCGTGAATCGGGCGCACGGCATGGAGGTAATCGCGGCCGAACTGATGCGTGCCCGCAGGTCGCACCTGCCGGTGTCGATGATCATGTTCGACATCGATCGCTTCAAGAACATCAACGACCGGTACGGCCACCTGTGCGGTGACGCCGTGCTGGCCGAAGTTGGCGCGAAGATGCGCGCGTCACTGCGCTCGAGCGACCTCAAGTGCCGTTACGGGGGGGAGGAATTCCTGATTCTCCTTCCCGAGACGCCGCTCGACGGCGCCGTTCGCGCGGCCGAAACCCTGCGTCGCGAACTGGCCGAGCTGTCGATCGCCTGGAACGGCGGAATCGTGCGCCTCACCAGCAGCTTCGGCGTTGCGACCGCGCACGCCAACGAGATCGACCCCACACCGCTCATCGCCCGCACCGACGAAGCTCTCTACCTCGCCAAACGCGAAGGCCGCGATCGCGTACGCGTGGCCGGCAACATCGCGATGCTCGCGGCCTCGTAGCGCCGCACCGCGCCGATCTCGCGCGCGCTCCGGGCCCCCGAGGCTGTACAATTCTCGCCGTGTCGCGCACTCCTCGTTTCTCTGGTCCCGGGCTGGCGTACGTGTCGTGGGCTGCCATCTGCCTGATTTGGGGCACCACGTACCTCGCGATCCGCATCGGTCTCGAAACGCTTCCTCCGGCGCTCGGCAGCGGTCTTCGCTGGCTGACGGCTGGCACCATCCTCGCGGCCGTCATCGTCGCGCGCGGCGGGCGGCTCCCGAGCCTCCGCACGTGGCCGACGCTCGCGCTCATCGGGTTTCTGTTCATCACCGCGGGCAACGGCTTCGTCGTGTGGGCGGAGCAATGGGTGCCGAGCGGCCTCACGGCCGTGCTGCTCGCGACGACGCCGTTCTGGATGGTCGGTGTCGAGCTGATGTGGCCGGGCGGCGAACGGCCACGCCCCTTGACGTGGGTCGGCCTGCTGATTGGCTTCGCTGGGATCGTGCTGCTCG contains:
- a CDS encoding GGDEF domain-containing protein, with the translated sequence MRIGRHEVLLIVGLFFALMVTFSRQTSRLLEATRQFEGTYGLGLLAGLAIAAITLVLFVQGRRRELQQRASVAASEAMAAQERARELERLVNFWHALTQSFDLDAICDVVLQYLPQITGSRDGWVVAGAEGSWRSVLGPTEVDAKGAIVHVTDITQGALDSLGTAARPDGIEHQGQICFPMIVAGASLGVLGIPADSPSLTPPRRLVVGAAAALLGVSVRSVQLLQEVRESSLRDSLTGCVNRAHGMEVIAAELMRARRSHLPVSMIMFDIDRFKNINDRYGHLCGDAVLAEVGAKMRASLRSSDLKCRYGGEEFLILLPETPLDGAVRAAETLRRELAELSIAWNGGIVRLTSSFGVATAHANEIDPTPLIARTDEALYLAKREGRDRVRVAGNIAMLAAS